One genomic segment of Terriglobia bacterium includes these proteins:
- a CDS encoding CPBP family intramembrane metalloprotease, whose amino-acid sequence MGTAVRHDKPAIVAWCEIGYVLACVLAGEWVIPPRLMKDFRVRSIPVALVLIGGFISHWQRSERPSELGFRLDNFLRALRLLVTPMLIAFCMLLMTGWAAGSINIAIALDPQRFLRRAAPLFLWGLQQQYALQAVVNRRMQVILGKGSASALAVALVFAGLHAPNLALVVATFVGGIIWASVYQRTPNLFVLALSHCVMTTVLAATLPPQWLHGLRVGAGYFNR is encoded by the coding sequence ATGGGAACGGCAGTTCGGCACGATAAGCCGGCGATTGTTGCATGGTGCGAGATTGGATATGTACTGGCCTGCGTCCTCGCCGGTGAATGGGTCATTCCCCCGCGCCTGATGAAGGATTTCCGAGTACGTTCAATTCCAGTCGCCCTGGTATTGATCGGCGGATTTATTTCCCATTGGCAGCGCAGCGAGAGGCCGTCAGAACTAGGTTTTCGCTTGGACAATTTCCTGCGCGCTTTGCGCCTTCTGGTTACGCCGATGCTGATTGCCTTCTGTATGCTCCTCATGACCGGTTGGGCTGCCGGCAGCATAAACATTGCCATAGCACTCGATCCCCAGCGTTTCCTGCGGCGTGCGGCACCACTCTTTCTTTGGGGGCTTCAGCAGCAGTACGCGCTCCAGGCCGTCGTAAATCGCAGGATGCAGGTAATTTTGGGAAAAGGTTCGGCCAGTGCTCTTGCTGTAGCCCTCGTCTTTGCTGGCCTGCATGCTCCCAATCTTGCCTTGGTGGTCGCCACGTTCGTCGGTGGGATCATCTGGGCATCGGTATATCAACGAACTCCGAACCTGTTTGTATTGGCTTTGTCGCATTGCGTCATGACAACGGTCCTGGCTGCAACTCTGCCGCCCCAATGGCTTCACGGCCTCAGAGTCGGCGCCGGCTACTTTAATCGGTGA
- a CDS encoding radical SAM protein, translating into MRVLLISANTETINMPVIPSGLACVAAATSAAGHSVELVDLRPAPEPHRTVREALEAFRPDVIGVSVRNIDDQNMANPRFLLGPVKEVITVCRDLSSAPIVLGGAGYSIFPQSALAHLHANMGIQGEGEAVFPLLLSRLEQAADLAGIPALDLPGQPAQLGRARRHLDLFPLPDVHWWQAEAAQKELWLPLQTRRGCPLDCSYCSTPAIEGRTLRKRAALKVAEAVARYAGAGFRRFYFADNTFNLPPSYAMSLCRELASRRLGISWRCIIYPLLPDAELVSVMAQAGCTEVSLGFESGSARMLHNIHKRFSPSDVRRTCAWFADHGIRRTGFLLLGGPGETMESVEESLAFADSLALEVLKVTVGVRIYPGTPLAKTAIHEGMILPEEDLLFPRFYLAPGLDRRLFQTVADWKATRPHWIS; encoded by the coding sequence GTGAGAGTACTGCTCATCTCAGCGAATACCGAAACGATCAACATGCCGGTCATTCCCTCAGGTCTGGCTTGTGTGGCGGCAGCAACTTCAGCTGCGGGCCATTCAGTGGAGCTGGTGGATCTGCGTCCGGCACCGGAACCGCACCGGACAGTCCGGGAAGCTCTCGAAGCCTTTCGTCCCGATGTCATCGGTGTTTCAGTGAGAAACATCGACGATCAAAACATGGCAAATCCCAGGTTCCTCCTGGGCCCGGTCAAGGAAGTCATCACCGTTTGCCGCGACCTCTCTTCTGCCCCGATTGTCCTCGGAGGAGCCGGTTACAGCATCTTCCCCCAGAGCGCTCTCGCTCACCTGCACGCCAACATGGGCATCCAGGGCGAGGGAGAGGCCGTCTTCCCCTTGCTTCTGAGTCGGCTGGAACAAGCTGCGGACCTTGCAGGTATTCCCGCCCTGGATCTCCCTGGGCAGCCGGCACAGCTTGGGAGAGCGCGAAGGCATCTCGATTTGTTTCCGCTGCCCGATGTGCACTGGTGGCAGGCGGAAGCTGCGCAGAAAGAGCTCTGGCTGCCGCTCCAGACGAGGCGCGGCTGCCCGCTCGATTGCAGCTACTGCTCGACACCAGCCATCGAGGGACGCACCCTGCGGAAGCGAGCGGCACTGAAGGTCGCCGAGGCGGTGGCCCGATATGCCGGCGCAGGATTCAGGCGGTTCTATTTTGCCGACAATACCTTTAACCTGCCTCCGTCATACGCCATGTCTCTCTGTCGTGAGCTTGCCTCCCGGCGGTTGGGGATATCATGGCGCTGCATCATTTATCCGCTCCTGCCGGACGCAGAACTGGTGAGTGTGATGGCCCAAGCGGGGTGCACCGAGGTCAGCCTGGGATTCGAGAGCGGCAGCGCGCGAATGTTGCACAACATCCACAAGAGGTTCTCACCCTCAGATGTGCGCCGGACGTGCGCGTGGTTCGCCGATCACGGCATTCGCCGCACGGGCTTTCTCCTGCTCGGCGGGCCGGGTGAGACAATGGAGTCGGTCGAAGAGAGCCTGGCTTTTGCCGATTCGCTGGCGCTCGAGGTGCTGAAAGTCACCGTCGGCGTGCGCATCTATCCAGGAACGCCACTCGCCAAGACTGCAATACATGAGGGGATGATCTTGCCGGAAGAGGATCTGCTTTTCCCCCGCTTCTACCTTGCTCCCGGACTCGACAGGCGTTTGTTCCAAACGGTCGCCGACTGGAAGGCGACGCGGCCGCACTGGATATCATGA